From Oryza sativa Japonica Group chromosome 4, ASM3414082v1, one genomic window encodes:
- the LOC4335494 gene encoding uncharacterized protein isoform X1: MKPPVAMDSAGGNSGKLFDEMPPRSSDRGCPRSPSPAAMEHGFDRHCVVLGGMPKKRSRLELDAGVSLWAGLQPDILGIVLHFLPCLADRARMRSVCRHWRASANGHVLPPPLPLLMLPGFKFSSLSDKGDLMPVRCVPVPKEVAADDLRCVGYFDGWLVGVTPNKDRSDEYNRDADGDCFLVNVFSRKVIRLPQLCHMRYNFPAYSSKTLRIINGSGEVYFRVNDIYTMSLCNVALSASPDSRGKYIVAASSDHKCASKLALWQPGMISWHICAGVDIDGPRDLTFYLGKLYVLQRYKIRLFAFEVGEDNGGLMVSRVKRCLSALPLHHPYQGGGAISCNMVVWRGELLLIIRHYSDNYRDREVLKVEVFALDVNTNPYGLTEIHSLNGDCIFVGLGGCKSFPAGLHHGVEGDHIYFVPDDWKPYDTFVYSMRDENMTTESSLQFEFHTLKLLCDNQTLFGVWTLGGGDLLLCCN; encoded by the exons ATGAAACCTCCGGTCGCCATGGATTCTGCCGGAGGAAACTCAG GCAagctgttcgacgaaatgcctcCCCGTTCGTCGGATCGAGGATGCCCCCGGAGCCCGTCACCGGCGGCGATGGAACACGGCTTCGACAGACACT GTGTGGTGCTCGGCGGAATGCCCAAGAAGAGATCAAGGTTGGAGTTGGACGCGGGGGTGTCACTGTGGGCAGGCCTTCAACCGGACATTCTGGGAATCGTGCTCCACTTCCTTCCATGCCTTGCCGACCGTGCGAGGATGCGGTCCGTGTGCCGTCACTGGCGAGCCAGCGCGAACGGCCACGtcctgccaccgccgctgcccctGCTGATGCTTCCTGGTTTCAAGTTCTCGAGCCTATCAGACAAGGGGGATTTGATGCCTGTGCGGTGCGTGCCGGTGCCTAAGGAAGTTGCAGCTGATGATCTCCGATGTGTGGGTTATTTTGATGGATGGCTTGTAGGTGTGACTCCTAACAAGGATCGCAGCGACGAGTACAACAGAGATGCCGATGGTGACTGCTTCCTGGTGAATGTTTTCTCTCGCAAGGTCATCCGCCTACCGCAGCTGTGCCATATGCGTTACAATTTTCCTGCTTACTCCAGTAAGACCCTCCGCATCATCAATGGTTCTGGTGAGGTCTATTTTCGTGTCAATGATATATACACAATGTCACTATGCAATGTGGCACTATCTGCTTCACCTGACTCAAGAGGCAAGTACATTGTAGCTGCTTCCTCTGACCACAAGTGTGCATCAAAACTTGCTCTCTGGCAGCCTGGGATGATTTCATGGCATATTTGCGCTGGCGTTGACATTGATGGCCCAAGAGATCTCACTTTTTACCTTGGGAAGCTGTATGTGCTCCAAAGATATAAGATACGCCTCTTTGCTTTTGAAGTTGGGGAGGACAATGGTGGGCTCATGGTCTCTCGCGTTAAGCGTTGTCTGAGTGCGCTGCCTCTCCATCATCCCTACCAGGGAGGTGGTGCAATAAGTTGTAATATGGTTGTGTGGCGTGGAGAGCTATTATTAATCATCAGACACTACAGCGACAATTACCGTGACCGAGAAGTTCTTAAAGTTGAAGTGTTTGCACTGGATGTTAACACAAACCCTTATGGACTAACTGAGATTCACAGCTTGAATGGTGACTGTATCTTTGTTGGCTTAGGTGGCTGCAAGTCCTTTCCTGCTGGTCTACATCATGGAGTTGAAGGTGACCATATCTACTTTGTCCCTGATGATTGGAAGCCTTATGATACATTTGTGTATAGCATGAGAGATG AGAACATGACCACTGAAAGCTCGCTTCAATTTGAGTTTCACACATTGAAACTCCTATGTGACAACCAAACATTGTTTGGAGTTTGGACACTTGGTGGAGGTGACCTCCTGCTGTGTTGTAACTGA
- the LOC4335494 gene encoding uncharacterized protein isoform X2 — MKPPVAMDSAGGNSGKLFDEMPPRSSDRGCPRSPSPAAMEHGFDRHCVVLGGMPKKRSRLELDAGVSLWAGLQPDILGIVLHFLPCLADRARMRSVCRHWRASANGHVLPPPLPLLMLPGFKFSSLSDKGDLMPVRCVPVPKEVAADDLRCVGYFDGWLVGVTPNKDRSDEYNRDADGDCFLVNVFSRKVIRLPQLCHMRYNFPAYSSKTLRIINGSGEVYFRVNDIYTMSLCNVALSASPDSRGKYIVAASSDHKCASKLALWQPGMISWHICAGVDIDGPRDLTFYLGKLYVLQRYKIRLFAFEVGEDNGGLMVSRVKRCLSALPLHHPYQGGGAISCNMVVWRGELLLIIRHYSDNYRDREVLKVEVFALDVNTNPYGLTEIHSLNGDCIFVGLGGCKSFPAGLHHGVEGDHIYFVPDDWKPYDTFVYSMRDGKMRSFAVKLLASDFDVDQLSRDFPVWLLPTE, encoded by the exons ATGAAACCTCCGGTCGCCATGGATTCTGCCGGAGGAAACTCAG GCAagctgttcgacgaaatgcctcCCCGTTCGTCGGATCGAGGATGCCCCCGGAGCCCGTCACCGGCGGCGATGGAACACGGCTTCGACAGACACT GTGTGGTGCTCGGCGGAATGCCCAAGAAGAGATCAAGGTTGGAGTTGGACGCGGGGGTGTCACTGTGGGCAGGCCTTCAACCGGACATTCTGGGAATCGTGCTCCACTTCCTTCCATGCCTTGCCGACCGTGCGAGGATGCGGTCCGTGTGCCGTCACTGGCGAGCCAGCGCGAACGGCCACGtcctgccaccgccgctgcccctGCTGATGCTTCCTGGTTTCAAGTTCTCGAGCCTATCAGACAAGGGGGATTTGATGCCTGTGCGGTGCGTGCCGGTGCCTAAGGAAGTTGCAGCTGATGATCTCCGATGTGTGGGTTATTTTGATGGATGGCTTGTAGGTGTGACTCCTAACAAGGATCGCAGCGACGAGTACAACAGAGATGCCGATGGTGACTGCTTCCTGGTGAATGTTTTCTCTCGCAAGGTCATCCGCCTACCGCAGCTGTGCCATATGCGTTACAATTTTCCTGCTTACTCCAGTAAGACCCTCCGCATCATCAATGGTTCTGGTGAGGTCTATTTTCGTGTCAATGATATATACACAATGTCACTATGCAATGTGGCACTATCTGCTTCACCTGACTCAAGAGGCAAGTACATTGTAGCTGCTTCCTCTGACCACAAGTGTGCATCAAAACTTGCTCTCTGGCAGCCTGGGATGATTTCATGGCATATTTGCGCTGGCGTTGACATTGATGGCCCAAGAGATCTCACTTTTTACCTTGGGAAGCTGTATGTGCTCCAAAGATATAAGATACGCCTCTTTGCTTTTGAAGTTGGGGAGGACAATGGTGGGCTCATGGTCTCTCGCGTTAAGCGTTGTCTGAGTGCGCTGCCTCTCCATCATCCCTACCAGGGAGGTGGTGCAATAAGTTGTAATATGGTTGTGTGGCGTGGAGAGCTATTATTAATCATCAGACACTACAGCGACAATTACCGTGACCGAGAAGTTCTTAAAGTTGAAGTGTTTGCACTGGATGTTAACACAAACCCTTATGGACTAACTGAGATTCACAGCTTGAATGGTGACTGTATCTTTGTTGGCTTAGGTGGCTGCAAGTCCTTTCCTGCTGGTCTACATCATGGAGTTGAAGGTGACCATATCTACTTTGTCCCTGATGATTGGAAGCCTTATGATACATTTGTGTATAGCATGAGAGATGGTAAGATGAGGTCCTTTGCCGTCAAACTATTAGCTTCCGACTTTGATGTGGACCAGTTGAGTCGTGATTTCCCGGTGTGGTTACTTCCTACCGAATGA